The following coding sequences are from one Nicotiana tabacum cultivar K326 chromosome 1, ASM71507v2, whole genome shotgun sequence window:
- the LOC107795640 gene encoding uncharacterized protein LOC107795640, producing MDIHRDHILGWMKELWNKWRGQLHAKYVKGKPIQEALKNVPKGVDKKQSFEFNVVTQIWARSNRNAANRTKLKMLHHIGSKPIREIIYQKGGKDGKPPDLAAIFFKTRKKNNTLVDPETIEKHAQIQELVQSEPLLPNIEIVEKCFGPQSRSHVFGFGGGLKAKDLKGGTASKTELLAKIRSTEDENQSLKDRLSNLEIEMRELRQVKELVLAQQTNFQPPLQENDYLDP from the exons ATGGATATCCATCGCGATCATATTTTGGGATGGATGAAAGAGTTATGGAACAAATGGAGAGGACAATTGCATGCAAAATATGTGAAGGGTAAGCCAATCCAAGAGGCTCTTAAGAATGTGCCCAAGGGGGTAGACAAGAAACAAT CATTTGAATTTAATGTTGTCACTCAAATATGGGCGAGAAGTAACAGGAATGCAGCAAATAGAACTAAGTTGAAGATGCTTCATCATATTGGTAGCAAGCCAATTAGAGAGATTATTTATCAAAAG GGCGGAAAAGATGGCAAACCACCAGATTTGGCAGCTATTTTTTTCAAGACTCGCAAGAAGAATAACACGCTTGTTGATCCTGAAACAATCGAGAAACAT GCTCAAATCCAGGAATTGGTGCAGTCTGAACCGTTACTTCCTAACATAGAGATTGTAGAGAAATGCTTTGGACCTCAAAGTCGTAGTCATGTATTTGGCTTTGGGGGTGGATTAAAGGCAAAAGATTTGAAAGGTGGAACTGCCTCAAAAACTGAATTATTGGCTAAGATACGTTCAACTGAAGATGAAAACCAGTCTTTGAAGGATCGTTTGTCTAACTTGGAAATTGAGATGAGAGAACTGAGGCAAGTAAAAGAATTAGTATTAGCGCAACAAACTAATTTCCAGCCTCCACTTCAAGAGAATGACTATTTGGATCCTTAA